The following proteins come from a genomic window of Streptomyces sp. GS7:
- a CDS encoding nitroreductase family deazaflavin-dependent oxidoreductase yields MPTGERLVQRVSATRTFARIAPHVVPALDRAVHRLTRGRVLLSARMLPGAVLTATGARSGRPRRTPLACLPQDDGGWLLIGSNFGRPGHPAWTGNLLKNPEAEVSWRGRDIPVRARLLTGEERARAWRAARDRWPPYAAYQARVAREIRLFRLDRR; encoded by the coding sequence ATGCCCACGGGAGAGCGGCTGGTGCAGCGGGTCTCCGCGACCCGGACCTTCGCGCGGATCGCGCCGCACGTCGTCCCCGCGCTGGACCGCGCCGTCCACCGGCTGACCCGCGGGCGGGTGCTGCTCAGCGCCCGGATGCTGCCCGGTGCGGTCCTGACCGCGACCGGTGCCAGGAGCGGGCGGCCGCGGCGCACCCCGCTGGCCTGCCTGCCGCAGGACGACGGCGGCTGGCTGCTGATCGGCAGCAACTTCGGGCGGCCGGGGCATCCGGCCTGGACCGGAAACCTCCTCAAGAACCCGGAGGCGGAGGTGAGTTGGCGGGGCCGGGACATTCCGGTGCGGGCCCGGCTGCTCACGGGGGAGGAGCGGGCGCGGGCCTGGCGGGCGGCACGGGACCGCTGGCCGCCGTACGCCGCCTATCAGGCGCGGGTGGCGCGGGAGATCAGGCTGTTCCGGCTGGACCGGCGCTGA
- a CDS encoding GNAT family N-acetyltransferase has translation MPTAPVLIREATAADWPAVWPFFRDIVRAGETYTYPRDIDEPAARASWMLEPPGRTVVAVDDSGAVLGSAKMNPNHFGGAGHIASASFMVDPRYRRRGTGRALGEHVLAWARAEGYRAMQFNAVVETNTGAVALWRSLGFTIMTTLPEGFHHPTQGYVGLHIMYQQL, from the coding sequence CTGCCGACCGCACCCGTACTGATCCGCGAAGCGACCGCCGCCGACTGGCCCGCCGTCTGGCCGTTCTTCCGGGACATCGTGCGGGCCGGGGAGACCTACACCTATCCGCGCGACATCGACGAGCCGGCGGCCCGCGCGAGCTGGATGCTGGAGCCGCCCGGCCGTACGGTCGTCGCCGTCGACGACTCCGGGGCGGTGCTGGGCTCGGCGAAGATGAACCCCAACCACTTCGGCGGCGCCGGGCACATCGCCAGCGCCAGCTTCATGGTCGACCCGCGGTACCGCCGGCGCGGCACCGGACGGGCCCTGGGCGAGCACGTCCTGGCCTGGGCCCGCGCCGAGGGCTACCGGGCGATGCAGTTCAACGCCGTCGTGGAGACCAACACCGGCGCCGTCGCCCTCTGGCGGTCCCTCGGCTTCACGATCATGACGACGCTGCCCGAGGGCTTCCACCACCCCACCCAGGGGTATGTGGGGCTGCACATCATGTACCAGCAGCTGTAG
- a CDS encoding FAD-dependent monooxygenase: MPGTDATPRASRPVQPVTSAQPIPSVRTVLISGAGIAGPALAYWLHRYGFAVTVVERAPALRTGGYKVDIRGAAIDVAERMGILEDIQRSSADMRTGAYVNGSGKRIATLPADIFGARVGRDDEIMRGRLVQILHERTRADVAYLFGDSITSLTPLTGSGERGVEVTFERGATRRFDLVVGADGLHSTVRRLAFGPEERFLRHLGGYLSAFSMENELSLDREELYHALPGKLTCVYHSAGEPGAKGLLGFRSPRLEYDHRDTERQLDLLDGAFAGDGWQIPRLLEAAREADDLYFDGLHLVQMDRWSRGPVVLLGDAAHCASPASGQGTGMALVGAYVLAGELAAAGGEPTVAFARYEAEMRGYVAVNHALAEKFAREMTPPTWWRIRLRHLMLRMLPHMPWKDWVARKVAEDVQRGAHAITLKDYSLPPVAAAPPARPTYAA; encoded by the coding sequence ATGCCCGGCACCGACGCAACGCCCCGCGCCTCCCGGCCAGTTCAGCCGGTCACGTCCGCTCAGCCCATCCCCTCCGTGCGGACCGTGCTGATCTCCGGGGCCGGTATCGCCGGCCCGGCGCTCGCCTACTGGCTGCACCGCTACGGCTTCGCGGTCACCGTCGTGGAGCGCGCCCCCGCGCTACGGACCGGCGGCTACAAGGTCGACATCCGGGGCGCGGCCATCGACGTCGCCGAGCGGATGGGGATCCTGGAGGACATCCAGCGCTCCAGTGCGGACATGCGGACCGGCGCCTACGTGAACGGCAGCGGCAAACGGATCGCCACCCTCCCCGCCGACATCTTCGGCGCCCGCGTCGGCCGCGACGACGAGATCATGCGCGGCAGGCTGGTGCAGATCCTCCACGAACGGACCCGGGCGGACGTCGCGTACCTCTTCGGCGACTCGATCACGTCCCTGACACCGCTCACGGGCAGCGGGGAGCGCGGCGTCGAGGTCACCTTCGAGCGGGGCGCGACCCGCCGCTTCGACCTGGTCGTGGGCGCCGACGGGCTGCACTCCACCGTCCGGCGGCTCGCCTTCGGCCCCGAGGAGCGCTTCCTGCGGCACCTCGGCGGGTACCTCTCGGCCTTCTCGATGGAGAACGAACTCTCCCTGGACCGCGAGGAGTTGTACCACGCCCTGCCCGGCAAGCTGACCTGCGTCTACCACTCGGCCGGAGAGCCGGGTGCCAAGGGCCTGCTCGGTTTCCGCTCCCCGCGGCTGGAGTACGACCACCGGGACACCGAGCGCCAGCTCGACCTGCTGGACGGCGCGTTCGCGGGCGACGGCTGGCAGATCCCCCGGCTGCTGGAAGCGGCCCGCGAGGCCGACGACTTGTACTTCGACGGCCTCCACCTCGTCCAGATGGACCGCTGGTCCCGCGGGCCGGTCGTACTGCTCGGCGACGCCGCGCACTGCGCCTCGCCCGCCTCGGGGCAGGGCACGGGGATGGCGCTGGTCGGCGCGTACGTACTCGCCGGGGAGCTGGCGGCGGCCGGCGGCGAGCCGACGGTGGCGTTCGCGCGCTACGAGGCGGAGATGCGCGGCTATGTCGCGGTCAATCACGCGCTGGCGGAGAAGTTCGCCCGCGAGATGACGCCGCCGACCTGGTGGCGGATCCGGCTCCGGCATCTGATGCTGCGGATGCTGCCGCACATGCCCTGGAAGGACTGGGTCGCACGGAAGGTCGCCGAGGACGTGCAGCGCGGCGCCCACGCGATCACGCTCAAGGACTACTCGCTGCCGCCGGTGGCCGCGGCCCCTCCCGCGCGGCCCACGTACGCTGCCTGA
- a CDS encoding pyridoxine/pyridoxamine 5'-phosphate oxidase: MADHHAHPDRSPRPAGRPSPEAATEGAAAADAFRELLRGLRVWECELPSFDPGQAPAEPLPLFRRWLREAAEAGVPEPHTMTLATADEAGDPSVRTLMLHDADERGWHFGTHRGSRKGRELAARPRAALGFYWAAVGRQVRIRGTVTAAGPEESAADLHHRSTGALAAALVGHQSEVLGSTEELARASDAAWERARREPDAPVPSWTLYVLRADEVEFFQGDARRRHVRLDYRRTEGGWERELLWP; encoded by the coding sequence ATGGCCGATCACCACGCGCACCCCGACCGCTCGCCCCGCCCCGCCGGCCGGCCCTCCCCCGAGGCCGCGACGGAGGGGGCCGCCGCCGCGGACGCCTTCCGCGAGCTGCTGCGCGGGCTGCGGGTCTGGGAGTGCGAACTGCCGTCGTTCGACCCCGGGCAGGCGCCCGCCGAGCCGCTGCCGCTCTTCCGGCGGTGGCTGCGGGAGGCCGCCGAGGCCGGTGTTCCCGAGCCGCACACCATGACCCTGGCGACGGCGGACGAGGCCGGCGACCCCTCCGTACGGACCCTGATGCTGCACGACGCCGACGAGCGGGGCTGGCACTTCGGCACCCACCGCGGCAGCCGCAAGGGCCGCGAACTGGCCGCCCGACCGCGGGCCGCGCTCGGCTTCTACTGGGCGGCGGTCGGCCGCCAGGTACGGATCCGCGGCACGGTGACCGCGGCCGGCCCGGAGGAGAGCGCGGCCGATCTGCACCACCGCTCGACCGGCGCGCTGGCGGCGGCGCTGGTCGGCCACCAGAGCGAGGTGCTCGGCTCGACCGAGGAACTGGCCCGCGCCTCGGACGCCGCCTGGGAGCGCGCCCGCCGCGAACCGGACGCACCGGTCCCGAGCTGGACGCTGTACGTCCTGCGCGCCGATGAGGTGGAGTTCTTCCAGGGCGATGCCCGGCGGCGCCACGTACGGCTCGACTACCGTCGTACGGAGGGTGGTTGGGAGCGGGAGCTGCTCTGGCCGTGA
- a CDS encoding acetate--CoA ligase family protein: protein MLGSTHGTLTTHSRPARVVACGEQPPHTVHSMTDPRGDAGRPGDGAVDRDVSGRPLRAPVPDLDRFFRPESVAVIGASDSEGRPNTGITRQLIAWAERVGARLHPVNPGREQVFGRACHATVADLPEAVDLAVLLVGDPLPVIEQLAEAKVKFAVAFASGFAETGADGAAAQDRLAEAVERSGLRLLGPNTNLNAFEKFRDDLDGPAIALITQSGHQGRPVFTLQELGIRLSHWAPTGNEADLETADFLSYFAARPEVGAIAAYVEGLKDGRGFLLAADRAARNKVPVVVVKVGRTETGARMAASHTGKLTGADEVVDAAMRQFGVIRVDGLDELQDTAALLARARKPTAEGIAVYSISGGTGAHFSDLATAAGLRLPTLSDAKQAELHQWIPDYLNVANPIDNGGHPVGDWRGRKILDAILADPSVGVLICPITGPFPPMSDKLAQDLVDAAEQTDKQVCVVWGSPVGTEDAYRRTLLGSSRVATFRTFANCITAVRAYLDHHRFAAGYRSPFDEAPRVLSPSFRKAQGLMRPGQQLSEHAAKQLLRAYGIRVPREQLVTSAAAAVRAASLVGYPVVMKGSGPQLAHKTELGLVKVGLTSASQVRDAYRELTDIARYEGVPLDGVLVCQMVERGVEMVVGVTHDPLFGPTVSVGLGGVLVEVLRDIAVGVPPFGEDRARAMLGELRGHALLEGVRGAPPADVDALVEVVLRVERMALELGGELAELDINPLVVLERGQGAVALDALAVCH, encoded by the coding sequence ATGCTTGGATCGACTCACGGCACCCTCACCACGCACTCCCGGCCGGCCCGTGTCGTGGCCTGCGGGGAGCAACCCCCCCACACCGTCCACAGCATGACCGACCCACGGGGCGACGCCGGGCGGCCCGGCGACGGCGCCGTCGACCGCGACGTCAGCGGCCGTCCGCTGCGCGCCCCCGTCCCCGACCTGGACCGCTTCTTCCGGCCCGAGTCCGTGGCGGTGATCGGCGCCTCGGACAGCGAAGGCCGGCCCAACACCGGCATCACGCGCCAGCTCATCGCCTGGGCGGAGCGGGTCGGCGCCCGGCTCCACCCGGTCAACCCCGGACGCGAGCAGGTCTTCGGCCGGGCCTGCCACGCCACCGTCGCCGACCTGCCCGAAGCCGTCGACCTCGCCGTGCTGCTGGTCGGCGACCCGCTGCCGGTCATCGAGCAACTGGCCGAGGCCAAGGTGAAGTTCGCGGTGGCCTTCGCCTCCGGCTTCGCCGAGACCGGCGCGGACGGGGCCGCCGCCCAGGACCGGCTCGCCGAGGCCGTCGAACGCTCCGGCCTGCGGCTCCTCGGGCCGAACACCAACCTCAACGCCTTCGAGAAGTTCCGCGACGATCTGGACGGTCCGGCCATCGCGCTGATCACGCAGTCAGGCCACCAGGGACGGCCCGTCTTCACCCTCCAGGAGCTGGGCATCCGCCTCTCGCACTGGGCCCCGACGGGCAACGAGGCCGATCTGGAGACCGCCGACTTCCTCTCCTACTTCGCCGCGCGTCCCGAGGTCGGGGCGATCGCCGCGTATGTGGAAGGGCTCAAGGACGGCCGCGGCTTTCTGCTCGCCGCCGACCGCGCCGCCCGCAACAAGGTGCCGGTGGTCGTCGTCAAGGTCGGCCGCACCGAGACCGGCGCCCGTATGGCCGCCTCGCACACCGGCAAGCTCACCGGTGCGGACGAGGTGGTGGACGCCGCGATGCGGCAGTTCGGCGTGATCCGGGTGGACGGGCTCGACGAGCTCCAGGACACCGCGGCACTGCTGGCCCGCGCCCGGAAGCCCACCGCCGAGGGCATCGCCGTCTACTCGATCTCCGGCGGCACCGGCGCCCACTTCTCCGATCTGGCCACCGCGGCGGGCCTGCGGCTGCCGACCCTGTCCGACGCCAAGCAGGCCGAACTCCACCAGTGGATACCGGACTACCTCAACGTCGCCAACCCGATCGACAACGGCGGCCACCCGGTCGGCGACTGGCGCGGGCGCAAGATCCTCGACGCGATCCTCGCCGACCCGTCCGTCGGCGTGCTCATCTGCCCGATCACCGGCCCCTTCCCACCGATGAGCGACAAGCTGGCACAGGACCTGGTGGACGCGGCGGAGCAGACGGACAAGCAGGTGTGCGTGGTCTGGGGCTCGCCGGTCGGCACCGAGGACGCCTACCGCCGCACCCTCCTCGGCTCCTCGCGCGTGGCGACCTTCCGCACCTTCGCCAACTGCATCACCGCCGTCCGCGCCTACCTCGACCACCACCGCTTCGCCGCCGGGTACCGCTCGCCCTTCGACGAGGCGCCGCGGGTGCTCTCCCCCTCCTTCCGGAAGGCGCAGGGGCTGATGCGGCCGGGCCAGCAGCTGAGCGAGCACGCGGCGAAGCAGCTGCTGCGCGCCTACGGGATCCGCGTGCCACGCGAGCAACTGGTGACCAGCGCGGCGGCGGCCGTACGGGCGGCGAGCCTGGTCGGCTATCCCGTGGTCATGAAGGGCTCCGGCCCGCAACTGGCCCACAAGACCGAACTCGGGCTGGTCAAGGTCGGGTTGACCTCGGCCAGCCAGGTCAGGGACGCCTATCGCGAGCTGACCGACATCGCCCGCTACGAAGGCGTGCCGCTGGACGGCGTGCTCGTCTGCCAGATGGTCGAGCGGGGCGTCGAGATGGTCGTCGGCGTCACCCACGACCCGCTGTTCGGGCCGACCGTGTCCGTCGGGCTGGGCGGGGTGCTCGTCGAAGTCCTGCGGGACATCGCGGTGGGCGTACCGCCGTTCGGCGAGGACCGGGCGCGCGCGATGCTCGGCGAACTCCGCGGCCACGCGCTCCTGGAGGGCGTACGCGGCGCGCCGCCCGCGGATGTCGACGCCCTGGTCGAGGTCGTCCTCAGGGTGGAGCGGATGGCCCTGGAACTCGGCGGCGAGCTGGCCGAGTTGGACATCAATCCGCTGGTCGTGCTGGAGCGCGGCCAGGGCGCGGTGGCGCTGGACGCGCTGGCGGTCTGCCATTGA
- a CDS encoding TetR family transcriptional regulator → MTGQVRTVDGRVAGRRGQATRQKLLDCLSEMLSSSPYRDVKVIDVARKAGTSPATFYQYFPDVEGAVLEIAEEMAKEGASLTDLVAERSWVGKSGWQAAEELVDGFLSFWRKHDAILRVIDLGAAEGDKRFYKIRMKILNAVTNSLTDSIQELQSKGKVDKDVSPAAMAGSIVAMLAAVAGHQKGFQSWGVKQADLRPNLALLVHFGVTGKKPTK, encoded by the coding sequence ATGACAGGACAAGTTCGAACCGTCGACGGCAGAGTTGCCGGCCGCCGCGGACAGGCGACGCGGCAAAAGCTTCTCGACTGCCTCAGCGAAATGCTCAGTTCGTCCCCCTATCGGGACGTCAAAGTCATCGATGTGGCCCGCAAAGCGGGCACTTCGCCCGCAACGTTCTATCAGTACTTCCCCGATGTGGAAGGCGCCGTCCTCGAAATCGCCGAGGAGATGGCCAAAGAAGGCGCAAGTCTGACCGATCTGGTCGCCGAACGCTCCTGGGTGGGCAAGTCCGGCTGGCAGGCTGCGGAGGAGCTGGTCGACGGCTTCCTCTCCTTCTGGCGCAAGCACGACGCGATTCTGCGCGTGATCGACCTGGGTGCGGCCGAGGGCGACAAGCGGTTCTACAAGATCCGCATGAAGATCCTCAACGCGGTCACCAACTCCCTTACGGACTCCATCCAGGAACTCCAGAGCAAGGGCAAGGTCGACAAGGACGTCAGCCCGGCGGCCATGGCCGGCTCGATCGTCGCGATGCTGGCGGCGGTCGCCGGACACCAGAAGGGCTTCCAGAGCTGGGGCGTCAAGCAGGCCGACCTCAGGCCGAATCTGGCCCTGCTGGTGCACTTCGGCGTCACCGGTAAGAAGCCGACCAAGTAA
- a CDS encoding RNA polymerase sigma factor — MADVTPPASMSAASSVSPTFDEVFCGLLPRLYRRAVMLAGSRQSAEDVVHEAYLKLAARPQRFLAHPEPYAYAFTAVLSVARDAYRKDRRQVLVDEVAGVEGAEDAGAGGGGYGGWDGGVARRHAELEAVRLLGRLSHRQAGIVILVDLDGYTIDQAAKIMKVHRGTAARHRARALDRLRAYLVESEHGQAGR; from the coding sequence ATGGCCGATGTGACACCGCCGGCATCCATGTCCGCCGCGTCATCCGTATCGCCCACCTTCGACGAGGTCTTCTGCGGCCTGCTGCCCCGGCTCTACCGGCGCGCGGTGATGCTGGCCGGATCGCGGCAGTCCGCGGAGGACGTGGTGCACGAGGCGTATCTGAAGCTCGCCGCCCGTCCGCAGCGCTTCCTCGCGCACCCGGAGCCGTACGCCTACGCCTTCACCGCCGTGCTCAGCGTCGCCCGGGACGCGTACCGCAAGGACCGCCGGCAGGTGCTGGTGGACGAGGTGGCGGGAGTGGAAGGGGCCGAGGACGCGGGAGCGGGCGGTGGCGGGTACGGCGGATGGGACGGCGGGGTGGCGCGGCGGCATGCGGAGCTGGAGGCGGTGCGGCTGCTGGGGCGGCTCTCGCACCGGCAGGCGGGGATCGTGATCCTCGTCGATCTGGACGGGTACACGATCGACCAGGCCGCGAAGATCATGAAGGTGCACCGCGGCACCGCGGCCCGGCACCGGGCGCGGGCCCTGGACAGGCTGCGCGCGTACCTCGTTGAATCGGAGCACGGGCAGGCCGGGAGGTGA
- a CDS encoding thiolase C-terminal domain-containing protein codes for MTSGTLSRNRKVAVAGVALSDCGRVDAATPYALHAQAARRALADSGLDRSVIDGFASAGLGTLAPIEVAEYLGLRPTWVDSTSVGGATWEVMAAHAADAIAAGRADAVLLVYGSTARADIKARRRTANLSFGARGPLQFEVPYGHTLIAKYAMAARRHMHQYGTTLEQLAQIAVQARTNAATNPDALYRTPITVDEALSGPMIADPFTKLHCCIRSDGGCAVLLVAEDRVPDLAKPPVWVLGSGTAVSHTTMSEWDDFTVSPAAVSGRLAFERAGVRPSEIDLAEIYDAFTYMTLVTLEDLGFCAKGEGGAFVGKGRLLRDGELPVNTDGGGLAACHPGMRGLFLLVEAVRQLRGESGPGRQVRKPGGGLPQLAVASGTGGWFCSSGTVVLGRG; via the coding sequence ATGACGTCAGGGACCCTTTCCCGGAACCGCAAGGTCGCCGTCGCCGGAGTCGCCCTGTCCGACTGCGGACGCGTGGACGCGGCCACCCCCTACGCCCTGCACGCCCAGGCCGCCCGCCGGGCGCTCGCCGACTCCGGCCTCGACCGCTCGGTGATCGACGGCTTCGCCTCGGCGGGCCTCGGCACCCTCGCGCCCATCGAGGTCGCGGAATACCTGGGCCTGCGCCCCACCTGGGTCGACTCCACCTCGGTCGGCGGTGCGACCTGGGAAGTGATGGCCGCGCACGCCGCCGACGCGATCGCCGCCGGCCGGGCCGACGCCGTGCTGCTGGTCTACGGCTCCACCGCCCGCGCCGACATCAAGGCGCGGCGCCGCACCGCCAACCTCTCCTTCGGCGCCCGCGGCCCGCTCCAGTTCGAGGTCCCCTACGGGCACACCCTGATCGCCAAGTACGCGATGGCCGCCCGCCGCCACATGCACCAGTACGGGACGACCCTGGAACAGCTGGCCCAGATAGCCGTCCAGGCGCGCACCAACGCGGCGACGAACCCGGACGCCCTGTACCGCACACCGATCACCGTCGACGAGGCGCTCTCCGGCCCGATGATCGCCGACCCGTTCACCAAGCTGCACTGCTGCATCCGCTCCGACGGCGGCTGCGCGGTACTGCTGGTCGCCGAGGACCGTGTGCCCGACCTGGCCAAGCCCCCGGTCTGGGTGCTCGGTTCGGGCACCGCCGTCTCGCACACCACCATGTCGGAGTGGGACGACTTCACCGTCTCCCCGGCCGCCGTCTCCGGCCGGCTGGCCTTCGAACGCGCCGGCGTCCGCCCCTCGGAGATCGACCTCGCCGAGATCTACGACGCCTTCACCTATATGACCCTGGTGACCCTGGAGGACCTGGGCTTCTGCGCCAAGGGGGAGGGCGGCGCGTTCGTCGGGAAGGGGCGTCTGCTGCGGGACGGCGAGCTGCCGGTGAACACCGACGGCGGTGGGCTGGCCGCCTGCCACCCGGGGATGCGCGGACTGTTCCTGCTGGTCGAGGCGGTACGCCAGCTGCGCGGCGAGTCCGGCCCGGGCCGGCAGGTACGGAAACCCGGCGGCGGCCTGCCGCAGCTCGCGGTGGCCTCCGGTACGGGCGGCTGGTTCTGCTCGTCGGGGACGGTGGTGCTCGGGCGGGGGTAG
- a CDS encoding acyl-CoA dehydrogenase family protein — protein sequence MDAAFTEEQDEIRRTLRELLRKRCGPDEVKAAVRTPEGHDAGLWRQLARQLGLPGLALPTAYGGVGCGPTELALACEETGRVVLPSPLIATAVLAAPLILALGSARQRAELLPALAAGELTATLAVPGGRLATALALTGPNDGDWAGGGRAGGIQARSPQPPPSPGGGAGWRLYGEAGQVLDGHTADVLVVAAHTGGFACSRTRLFVVRAQGPDGAAAPGLLRTRQTAMDETRPQARIELRDVAAELLGEGAGEAGREPGGEGAGVAGALAATGASAAAALAAEAVGAADAALARTVGYVQERTQFGRPIGSFQAVQHRLADLYVAVQAARSAAYYAAWAAGGGRTGEADGPGVGALALAQALEALRAVAAEAVQLHGGIGFTWEHDAHLYFKRAACDELLLGPVHRLRARAAEQAGLFADADGAPRAVRAVAGA from the coding sequence ATGGATGCCGCGTTCACCGAGGAGCAGGACGAGATCCGCCGCACCCTGCGCGAACTGCTGCGCAAACGCTGCGGTCCGGACGAGGTCAAGGCGGCGGTACGCACCCCGGAGGGCCATGACGCCGGGCTGTGGCGGCAACTCGCCCGGCAGCTCGGGCTGCCCGGACTGGCCCTGCCCACCGCGTATGGCGGGGTCGGCTGCGGGCCCACCGAACTCGCCCTGGCCTGCGAGGAAACCGGCCGCGTCGTGCTTCCCTCGCCGCTGATCGCCACCGCCGTACTGGCCGCCCCGCTGATCCTGGCGCTCGGCAGCGCACGCCAGCGCGCCGAGCTGCTGCCCGCCCTCGCCGCCGGGGAGCTGACCGCCACCCTCGCCGTACCGGGCGGGCGGCTGGCCACCGCGCTGGCGCTGACCGGGCCCAACGACGGCGACTGGGCGGGCGGCGGCCGGGCCGGTGGGATCCAGGCGCGGTCGCCGCAGCCGCCGCCGTCGCCGGGTGGCGGTGCGGGCTGGCGGCTCTACGGGGAGGCCGGGCAGGTCCTCGACGGGCACACCGCCGATGTGCTGGTGGTCGCCGCGCACACGGGCGGGTTCGCGTGCAGCCGCACCCGGCTCTTCGTCGTACGGGCGCAGGGGCCGGACGGGGCCGCGGCGCCCGGTCTGCTGCGGACCCGGCAGACCGCGATGGACGAGACCCGGCCGCAGGCGCGGATCGAACTCCGCGACGTGGCCGCCGAGTTGCTGGGCGAGGGGGCGGGCGAGGCGGGCCGGGAGCCGGGCGGGGAGGGTGCCGGGGTGGCCGGGGCGCTGGCCGCCACCGGGGCGTCGGCGGCCGCGGCGCTGGCCGCCGAGGCGGTCGGCGCGGCCGACGCGGCGCTGGCCCGTACGGTCGGCTACGTACAGGAACGCACCCAGTTCGGCCGGCCGATCGGCTCCTTCCAGGCCGTGCAGCACCGGCTCGCGGACCTGTACGTGGCGGTGCAGGCGGCCCGCTCGGCGGCGTACTACGCGGCCTGGGCGGCGGGCGGCGGACGGACCGGGGAGGCCGACGGGCCCGGTGTGGGTGCACTGGCGCTCGCCCAGGCGCTGGAGGCGCTGCGCGCGGTGGCGGCCGAGGCGGTGCAGCTGCACGGCGGGATCGGCTTCACCTGGGAGCACGACGCGCACCTCTACTTCAAGCGGGCGGCCTGCGACGAGCTGCTGCTGGGGCCGGTGCACCGGCTGCGGGCCCGGGCCGCCGAACAGGCCGGCCTGTTCGCGGACGCGGACGGGGCGCCGCGCGCGGTCCGAGCGGTGGCCGGCGCCTGA
- a CDS encoding enoyl-CoA hydratase/isomerase family protein, with protein MTSAPSSRADSPADEGPAPAAEPIEPVDSLILHSTDNGVSWLTLNRPDAMNALTWDQRERLIGRLADASADPDVRAVVITATGKGFCAGADLRGPPPAGGADGGARVAGDVARMIRNGAQRFIAAVLDCEKPVIAAVNGTAAGIGAHLAFACDLVLAAESARFIEVFARRGLVPDGGGAYLLPRLIGPQRAKELMFFGDAVPAAEAARLGLVNRVVPDGELAKTAREWAERLAAGPTRALALTKALVNASLDTDRGTAFAAEATAQELTMTTADAQEGVASFVERRRPTYRGR; from the coding sequence ATGACCTCCGCACCGTCCTCCCGCGCCGATTCCCCCGCCGACGAGGGCCCGGCCCCCGCCGCCGAACCCATCGAACCCGTCGATTCCTTGATACTGCACAGCACTGACAACGGCGTCTCGTGGCTGACCCTCAACCGCCCCGACGCCATGAACGCCCTCACCTGGGACCAGCGCGAACGCCTCATCGGCCGGCTCGCCGACGCCTCCGCCGACCCGGACGTACGGGCGGTGGTGATCACCGCGACCGGCAAGGGGTTCTGCGCCGGCGCCGATCTGCGCGGCCCGCCGCCGGCCGGCGGGGCGGACGGCGGCGCACGGGTGGCCGGCGACGTCGCGCGGATGATCCGGAACGGCGCACAGCGGTTCATCGCCGCCGTACTGGACTGCGAGAAGCCGGTCATCGCCGCCGTCAACGGGACCGCCGCCGGGATCGGCGCGCATCTCGCGTTCGCCTGCGATCTGGTGCTGGCCGCCGAATCGGCCCGGTTCATCGAGGTGTTCGCGCGCCGCGGGCTGGTCCCGGACGGCGGCGGCGCCTATCTGCTGCCGCGGCTCATCGGCCCGCAGCGCGCCAAGGAGCTGATGTTCTTCGGCGACGCCGTACCGGCCGCCGAGGCCGCCCGCCTGGGTCTGGTCAACCGGGTCGTGCCGGACGGCGAGTTGGCGAAGACGGCCCGGGAGTGGGCGGAGCGGCTGGCCGCCGGCCCGACCCGCGCCCTCGCCCTCACCAAAGCGCTGGTCAACGCCTCCCTGGACACCGACCGCGGCACGGCTTTCGCCGCCGAGGCCACCGCCCAGGAACTCACCATGACGACGGCGGACGCGCAGGAGGGCGTCGCCTCCTTCGTGGAGCGCCGCCGTCCCACCTACCGGGGCCGGTGA
- a CDS encoding Zn-ribbon domain-containing OB-fold protein, which translates to MRSDLPEADAFTRTYWDAAAAGRLLLRRCRAAGCGAVHHYPREFCPRCWSEDVGWEPACGRATLYTWSVVHRNDLPPFGDRVPYVAAVVELAEGPRMMTEVTDCAAADLRIGMPLTVHFRTDPPDSREEAAAGGGGYAVPVFRPAHVG; encoded by the coding sequence GTGCGGTCCGATCTGCCGGAGGCGGACGCCTTCACCCGGACCTACTGGGACGCCGCGGCCGCGGGGCGGCTGCTGCTGCGCCGGTGCCGGGCCGCGGGGTGCGGGGCGGTCCACCACTACCCGCGCGAGTTCTGCCCGCGCTGCTGGAGCGAGGACGTCGGCTGGGAGCCGGCGTGCGGCCGCGCCACCCTCTACACCTGGTCCGTCGTGCACCGCAACGACCTCCCGCCCTTCGGTGACCGGGTCCCGTACGTGGCGGCCGTGGTCGAACTCGCCGAAGGCCCGCGGATGATGACCGAGGTGACGGACTGCGCGGCGGCGGACCTCCGGATCGGGATGCCGCTCACGGTGCACTTCCGCACGGACCCCCCGGACTCGCGCGAGGAAGCGGCGGCGGGCGGCGGCGGGTACGCGGTCCCGGTCTTCCGGCCGGCGCACGTCGGGTGA